DNA sequence from the Alosa sapidissima isolate fAloSap1 chromosome 13, fAloSap1.pri, whole genome shotgun sequence genome:
aaataaaccctATTATAAAtaggagccccccccccccaagcactGTATATAACACATAGCTTCACCCTGCCAAATCTGATCACCTTCTCGGACGAGACGGCAAAATTGAGCATTCAGTGCACCAGACAAAAACCAACTCCCTCGTCAATACAGGGTTCACTACAAGAAAGACCATTCATCAGGCATTTTGTGTGACAGAAATGTCCCATTTTACCAAACAGGGGTGCAACACCAGAAAGACcgattgattgactgattgcaatatatattatttttctaATTTGTGAAATGATGACCAAAactaaaagagagaaagagatcctgatacaaaatattttgacaaacaACTTCACGGAAGTTAGTgatgttttttcttctttttgtaaTAAAATCAAAGTAAAAGCCATCCAGGAGATCCTGTAACTCTTCTGGAAGGACCTTTTAGATGCAGCGTAAGCCCCTGTCGAATGTCATACTTTCTTTGCTGATTAGGTCTAACACTCCTTGAGAAAAGGAAACATAacacaaccaaaacaaaaacacatccacaaaactgaaaacaaagacaaagaaaaacagattcatttgaccttcaaccttTGTCTGTAAACATGACGCTTCCCACTGTGACCTCATGGGACAACGCAGAGCATGACAGATCCATCTCATACACACTTACAGCTCATCATACACACTGACCACATACACACTGCCACACAGTCAGGTCACATGGCATTGCATCTCCGTAATGCAGGCTGTGACATAAGGTAAACAATAATGCATTTACCATATTAAGATCAGTTTGACACTTATTTTACATCAATTCCCATAACTTGTAGCCTATGATCCTAATGATGAAATCCACAATTAATTGAGACTTCAATTCACTGTGCGATTTGAATAATGTAAATGTTTTTCCTTTCAGTCAGTGTCAAGCTAGTAAACCATACCACTGAACCAATGAGTGGCATCTCAAAATATCAAAAACAGTTTGGCTTAAGTGGCATTTCTAGAGCAATGCTCAGCACCCAACTTACAacaaaacacgtacacacacacacacacacacacacacacacacaccaagcaaatGATGGGTAACCTCACAGGTGGAAAAAACAGGAATAAATAAAAAGCTAACCATTATCAAATAAGTGCAATCCTTCCATGTGGCAAACTACTTGCATGCAGGTTCATTCCGGTGACAAATATTTTAGCAGCATAAGCTAAATGATAGACAGTAATAAGCAAACGGCCTTCTCAGTGCTGTGGCTTACTCAGCTTTTAcagtggaaaacaaacatttctgtaTATGTAGTCTGTGGGGAGGCTATAAGTGAGATTAGGCTGCTGTATAATCATACCGAGACAGGTGAGGATGAGCTTTCTGTGCATCCACATATTACCGGCTTGGGTGCCACAACTTTCAGTTTGTGCTCATTTGCCCCAAGTTAGATTAGCCGTGGCATGTAATTCTGAAATGACATTGCAAGAGCTGCGCTCGCCCCTGTGAGATTGGAGATCTCGATTTCCCTGCTAAACATCCGACAATAGCTCAACGTTGCTGAGAAAGGTCAAGCTCTCTTCACTAGGCCTGAGAGCAACCTTTGGGAATTTCTGATTGGATACAATGACAACCAATGGGGGTGTGAGAGCATCCTGCCGACGACGCCAACACACCCCTGTAAACTACCGAGCGTGAGAGGAGACTACGGTTctggaaaacaaaaaacaaaacaaaaaaaacaggctCAAGTGGCACAGTGGCGAGGATGAAGTGAAGAGAAAGCAAATCGATCATGGCGACATGGCGAAACTGCAGCTCACTGCTGGCTCAGAtgatttgttgttttttgttgtagGGGGAACGTTACTGTGGTGCCGTGTTGCCATTTGTAGTCGTCTTGTCTTGCCCAACCCCGCCCCAACATGGGGTTATCAACCCACAGGTGTCAGCACTTCCTGCAGCATTGGGGAAAGAGATGTCGCCAGCCTGCATTGCCCCCTGCAGGTGGAAGACCAGTCTTGAGTCTCAGCTGCCGTTCAGCAGCACCTCAGGCCCGGTGGTGGAGGAGTGGGGGCTATCGGAGCGTGATGGTGGGCCCGTCTTCATCATCAGCTTCCCTATGCCCAGCCTCCCAGAGCCAAGGCCTCCCGGAGACAAAGCCTTCctgttttaaacacacacaaaatgcaaaatataaaCATGTTCTTGTACATAAAGACACAAAGCTGAACGCATATGcaaacatgtttgtgtatgagtttgTGCGCGTCTCTGTGCGTGTCTTTGTGCGTGCGTAAATCTTACCTGAAGGCCATCTTCTTGAGCAGGTGATGGTCCATCCCATCGGGAGAGAGCTTCTGGGGCTGGGGCTCAGTGCTGGGGGGGGGCAGATGAGAGCTCTGGGGGGGTACTCTCACCTCCAGGGGCTCCTGCCGAGAGGAACAGGCAGTGTGCTTTAGACAGATGAGTTTAAATCTGCCCAGCAACACATGTCTGTGGTCCTGAACGTAGAGCCATTATGGAGTTTAGAGTAGCCAGCATATTGGCAGCACAACTGCCATTTAATGGGGTCATAGTCAACCGTTGGAGCCCATAAAAACTAGCTAGCAAGTTTATTCATTAATGCATTTGAGCAATGAATTCTGTAATACAAATGCTattcttctcacactttttGCAGGATGTCTAACCAATAGCAAAACCTATATAGTACACAACATGGGTAGCTACTCATTTATCTAACCATGTATCAAGTAAATTTGAAACCCTTACTGACCAAAGTCAATAAATAGAGAAAGGAATGTAAAAACCTGCATGCCTTAACTTCTATATACATATATTCTATATATACATACTCAAGCATTTTTTTCTTACATTTCCACCTTAGTTAATGCAATTTCAGCATGCCAACAACCCGATCTGTTCTCCAGGTATAGAATGGGTGAACCTGCACCTGCATGGGGTTCTGGTGTGGCTCGTTGTCCTCCAAGTCCAAGGCAGACAGTTCCAACTCGATGTCCCGGTCTGGTTCACTCTCTGCACAGTACGGACTCGTTTCTGCATGAAGGAGATCCATCCCCAGCTtctctccaccaatcagagaGGGCCGGCGTGCTTGCAGCTCTGCCACGCCCAACTGGTCACTattcaacatacacacagacaaatgttgAGAAACTTATAAGCAAGAGACAAATGGTTTATATGAATCCAAATCATTTATACCTGGACATATGGATATTATAAAGAAAAACCTGTTACAGGAAAGTGTTACAGTTTCTGAATTAAGCTTTGAGAGGGTGGGGATTGGCCGAAACGTGAGCCaattcacacacaatcactccaAAGCTGAACGTGCTAGGAGCTGTGAGAACTGAGAGAACACACTGACTGCGGTTCTATTTTTAGATactgagagaggagggaagcaACTGCAGCACAACAGGGGAAtccgagacagagacagagacagagagagagagagagagagagagagatttaacaACAACAGTTTGCCCATATTTAGAGCAGTCACACAGTGCCCACCTGCACACATTCTCCACATTGGCTCACTTATAGCCATTCCCACTTATGGCATACAGGGCCAATGGAGGGCCACCAGATGGCACTAAATCAGGCTGCTTACCTCAGGAAAACAAACATCCTTGCAAATGCATGCACAGATTTAGGGCGCAGCACTTCCGATGCTAGTTCAGGTGCATATATTCGATGCAGCCTTAGAAATAGGCAATGATGACCTAGATCTAGCTTAATTCGGAAACTAGATGCGTAGCACAGCTATGATGTTGGGAATCAGAGATGGGATGACAAACTTTAGAAACATCCCATTTCAGCTTTGAACAGCTTTTCTCCCCCCAATTGCAAACTACCAGACCCATCTGATTAAGTGTGTCCACACAATGACCAAATAGTAAAATCTAACATATGTTATGATATATAATATTTCACCTCTGGTATGGCCTAAGGTTCTACCCACCTCTCCAAGAAGCTGGAGTGGCTGGACGAGTCAGAACCTCGCGGACCCCATCTGTAATCTCCATGTCCAATGTGGGGACTGTAATCTGCAGGAGTACACAACATTTGAGAAAACaattagtaaaaaaaatatacaagTCACATCGGGGATCTTTTTAACTAAATTAAACCAAATATTACTTAAGGGTAAGGAGGCTGTAACCCTGATAAATGAGTCATCCTAAAATTTCCCTTGGgatggatgaataaagtatccatCTTTCTATCTATTTCTCCATCTATAAAATAAACCACAATATAAACAAACCACAATAACTTTATTGACTATGCAGAGGCTGGAGGTGGATTTGTGTGGGTGATTGAGGTTTTATTTAGTACATCGTTTGTTCAATGGAAGGCAGTCTGAGCACGGCTCCTTTTGGGGAGATGAAAGGGAGGGTTTCATTGATATGCACAGTGGTACCCTTcgacacagagagggaaaggagtCCTGCTTAGTGATCAGCCcttgtctctttccctctccctcgctTACCATCTACTCAACAGCAAACCAAAACCTGCAGATTTTCTAGAGCTCTCTGCTTGATTAACACActggcttttgttttgttttgtttcttctgAAGGATAGAGggcgtggaaaaaaaaaaaaaaaaaaaaaaaaaaaaaaaatcacaaatgtGTTTACACTGCTCTGCTGTTTCACATGAAACCACTTCTAGAATCTTCAAATCACATTCTCTTGCACAGCAGCCGTGACATCGGCACACAGAAGCAGTTGACCTGTGTGTTGCCCCTAAAGATGGATGCCCAGATAAATTTCAATAGCTCAGCCTCTTGGAGCATAACCAATTATGGTTATGCTCTAACCAACCAAAATTAATAACCAGCCAACATTTCTACTTGGAGCTCTAaaaagaggaagatgaagacTAATTCATGAGCCACTGTAAGCAGGCTTATACATTTATAGTTTTAGGAACTGTCCTACACTCAAACTGGAACATGGCTCCACATTACAAAGAAACAAGTGAACCATTATCAAAGTCCTTCTAAAAATCTTTACAAGGACCTCTTGAACTTTTACAAGTGCCATGTGTCTTGTACAGCACAATAAAATTCAGTGGTTTGGCTTTGTGTCCAAATCTTAAAATCGTACACATTTTACAATGATTAAATAAAACTattttatgttttcattgtaTTGAGCAAGTAAGTCAATTGACTGAAAGCTGAAGTGACCGTTCGGTGCGCCCTTATGACAGGCTAACCTCTAAAGTTGACAGGCGTGGTGTTGACACTGCCCTGCGAGGCAGTGGCTTGGACTGGGTCAGTGGTGTGGTAGCCGGTCCGGGAGGCGCGGGAGATGGCCCCCCACTTGGAGATGATGGGTCCTTCCCCGAACGGGATGATGGGGTCCTCCTCCTTCAGTCGGCGGTACGGCTCAAACATGTGCAGCCAGCGCTTGCCGGTGCCACTCTCTACATCCTGCTGCAGGCACAGGCAAAAGACAAAGTAAAAGTACAGTGAGTGGGAGTTAGTAGACTCACAAAGTTGTGGTCAGGAATTGGAAGCTGAACGAGCCATTTCTCAGGCAGCGACACCGTCGCTGTTCCACCTGGCCCCATGTGCAAAAAAGACATACGTGTAACATGTTACATTAGCATAGGACAAGCAACTAGAGCACAAATGACACTGTTCACAGAACTTAACTGGAATAAAAACACTGGATAAAAATGTATACTGCATACTAATGCAGGTCACTTTGGCTAAAATTTTCTGCtgaatgactaaatgtaaatattCTGAATAAATCAACAAGCACAAGACTGACAACTACACTAGAGAATGGATCATTCTTGGTTGTCTAGTAACTGcacatgtactgtaaatgttCAAGGATAAGTTTGTGAAGATGTTTGGTAGACATTTGAAGTTTGGGCAAATGTTTTTATTGCTCTCTGGAGCCCTGGATTCTCAGCCAGTTTCATTCCAACTCTACAAGTGAAtgttatcaaagtcaaagtcttgacatgtgaagaaattgacaataaagcagaatTTGACTTTGAATGTTATGCAATAGGTTAAAATATTTGGTGTTCCCAGCAGAAAAATCtcacaaaaatgtttttatttcggTCTGcaacagtcagtgtgtgtgtgtgtgtgtgtgtgtgtgtgtgtgtgtgtgtgtgtgtgtgtgtgtgtgtgtgtgtgtgtgtgtgtgtgtgtgtgtgtgtgtgtgtgtgtgtgtagattagaAAAGAAGCGGTGGGCATCAGCCGTCAGGAagtgtaggaggaggaggaggaggaggaggaggaggaggaggaggagatggtgaAACAGTGCTCGCACTCTTACTGAATTTTAAAATCCATCTATGGTGTGCTTGCACCTCTTACTGAATTTTAAAATCCATCTGTGGTGAGCCCATATGGTCAATCCATCATTCATCGATCATTTAATACGCAGTACATGATCTACCCATAAAAGCCATGGCAGTGATCAATCACGGTAAGCACTAATAAGGAATGGACTGACTGTCTTGGCAGTCAAACAATGGTGGTATGGTGGCAGgacccagccgtggcgcaactggctggggcacctgcaccgtatgcccgcgacccgggttcgattcccgccccgtggtcctttccagatcccaccccgactctctctcccactcacctcctgtctttctccactgtcctgtctaattaaaggcataaaaagccccaaaaaatatacttaaataataataataataataataataatatacttatatataaaaaaaaaaagtgtatggTGGCAGCAGAACAAGCCCTGACCATGTGTTgcgctccagtgtgtgtgtgtgtgtgtgtgtgtgtgtgtgcgcgcacagggCTTTATGTTATTGCTATCGTACAATCTCCTAAaaaagcattggtagttgtCTTCAGACCTGTTGAACTCACATTGAGATCAGGTGAGAGGAAGCAGAGCTCCCAACACTCAGAATCTGCCCTATGAGTAATCATCACTAGACACACCACCAAACCTCTAAATGCACACAAGACTACCCAAAGAGCTGGACTAAAATGTCCGGAAAAGACGTCAGTGGGAGAAATGCATGCATGTGCGGAGaacacatagtgtgtgtgtgtgtgtgtgtgtgtgtgtgtgtgtcctccactCACCATGTGTTGCGAGCAGGAGTTGTACATGGAGCTGGCATAGGGCTCGGAGTCGAAGGGGCTGATGGAGCCACACGACCAGGGCGAGTAGTGGGCCAGACTCTCCTCCGCACGCAACTTACAGCTCACACACGCACCGCCCACACTATCagcatgctgctgctgcagagagagagagagagagagagagagagagagagattgtgcaaGACAAATGAGAGAGGAAGCAAGGCAGACAGAATTCATTAATTAAATTGAAGGAAGAGGGGATTAAAGAGTGGAAACAAGgaggagaaaattaagaagGTGAAGAAAGACGAGAAACGGAAAAAGAATTTGAGTGACCCAGCCGCCCCTAAGATCTGTGAATGTCAGCCCATCCCTGAAGATGACTCAGCGTTTTGCAGAGCAAAACATTCAAACATCCCCCAAATCCTGCTCTGAGAAGCCCTCCATCTCATCACAGTCCCATATACACCTAACCCAGAAGTAAGAATCTGGAGTTCTGAGCTCCACAGAGCTAAGGATGCTACCGTTGCGTCCGCATTCAGCTTCTTACGCCGTTGCCTAGCAACAGTCACACTTTAAATAGCTTAGCATGTGGGATGAAATGAAATTAACAAATTCTGCTACAAGATGACAACACAAAAGGTGAAAAGCGGAAGACGCCTTAAGCCCAAAGCCATTTCACTGTCATTACTCAAACAAATGTAGGTTGGTCGCTTAAAAGGGAAAGTATTTTTCACTCTCgtccacccaaacacacacacacacacacacacacacacaccctacctcAGCACAAAAATCAACAGCAAAGACAGGTGAGGACTGGGAGGGCCGGCTGACGTTGTTATGGTGATGCGCCCACTGTTCCTGTTTACGGTGGATCATGTCCTCGTAGCCGAGAGGTGCGCGTGCATATGAGTCCTGAGAGCAGACAGCGGGACGGTGAGTCtgtcaaaaaaacacacacacacagaagagagtTGAGAGTATTTATGACAACCGTTCTTTGTGAAATGtccttgtatgtatgtgtctgtatatgggtgcatgcaagtgtgtatTAATATGGGTTCAGTGAAACCATTCTGTTGTCCCTtacgtgtgatgtgtgtatataagtgtgcttgtgtgtgtgtgcgcatacccTGTGCAGTGCGGCCCTGTGATCCATGGAGCCGCAGTAAGGGCTGTCCAGTGAGTTATAGCGCTCCCTGGTGGGAGGAGGCTGGCAGGCGGGCGAGTGCAGCACCTCGGGTGGCAGTGAGTTGCTCCGGCCATCCTCCCTCTGGTACAGCTGCGGCCGCCACGCCCGCCTACTGTCGTAGACGGGCGCGTAGACGCCGTGAGCGTGCCCGTGGCCATGAGCGTGCCCGTGGCCGGGGCTAAGGGAGCCGCACGCTGCCGGTGGtgtttgcggcggcggcggctggCCATATGAAGGGCCAAGACGCTCCCGCGTGGCCAACAGAGATGGCTGGTCGGTGTACGGCGACGTTGGGGGATAGGAGGACTCGGCTACGTTGCCAGAGCGCAGGAAACGAGCCACACAGGGTTTGGAGGGGAGGCCGGAGGACGTATAGTAATTAcctggagtgggagagagggagggggggaagggAGAGGGACTGTGTAAATGAGTGCTAAACTAAATGACCGTCAAAAACAAAATAAGGATGTGAGGTACACAGgttaaaaaaagggggaaatCCTCCCCTTCCATTCATCTAAGAAAAGCATCTTCTACAAATGAAAGTGTTCCATTTTGATCACAGCGATCCAGAATTAATTTGTCACGAAAGTAGTTGACTCAGTAAAATCTTTGTTGTTATTTATTCTTGTTTGTACTGCTAATAGCTTGTTGGTGGTTGTCTTCAGACCTGATAAACTCACATTGAGATCAGGTGAGAGGAATCAAAGCTCCCCCACTCAGAATCTGCCCTATGAGTAATCATCACTAGACACACCACCATGCACTACAGAGACAGGAACGCTCAAATGACTGTTCAAATCTTTTGTGCTACATTACAAAAGGTCCATTACATAAACATAGCCAATTCAACTCCTACATACACAGACCAAAGCTGAATTTTTTTGACAGACTTTATGAACAATGTggcctagacaaaaaaaaagggtTGCAAAGCAAGGTTGTTGAAGAGTTAAGTATTTTTTATTAGCTTTTTGTTGAATTATATTAATTCACCCTAATCTACTGGCATTTTTTATCAAGTTTAGAAAatggatttttgcaaaataatcattgaataatcatgATCTCAATATTGTCCAAAACAGGGTTCATTTTTGCCATAATCGAGCAGCCATAACTCACTGGCTGTCTGGAAGGGGGGCACGTCACACGTAGGGGACCGCTGGTCCTGGTAGTAGAGCTCGGGGTGTCCCCTCAACAGGAAGTGGGCAGACTTGGGAGAGGCCCCGCCGCCCATCTCATGGGCTGTGGCGTTGGGAGACAAGAGTAAGGCTTGAGTCTGGCTGACGGGCGTCTTTGGAGGTGAAACAGTCTTTCTGGAAAAAGGATGACgacaaaaatacatttaaacacaaccaAAACACACCAGTAACCACAATGGAATGGAAATTTGCCCGTTTCATACAGCTTATTGTTTTAACAAAGAGCAACAGGTCCATTGTTTTGTTATTCATTCCACTGTAACTAGCACAACTGAAGTTAAGTGAATACAGAAGTGAATAAGGAGTAATTGCATAAATCGAAAAAAAATCAACTTTGTAACTATTAAAAGGCAATTAGATTTTAGACTGTGGACATGCTACGGAATGTAATGTAGAACAACAGCATGACTTACTGCTCTAGGTTAATGGAGGAggactgtgagagtgtgttggcaCCATTGGGTAGCGTCCTCTTCAGGTCATCCAGTGCATCTGCACCGCGGGGGATGAGCTGCGTGGGCGAGTGGCCGTCAGGGGCCTGCGTGTCCTTCTCTGGGCCCTTCAGACACCCCAGAGAGGGCTCGCCCGTCTGGATACCCCCCTTACAGTTGGGCGCTTTACCCATAACCCCCTGGGGGAGCAGGAAGGGGCGGGAGGCCCCACTGAGCTTCTTGTTCCTCATTCTGTACCTGggcaaagaggagagaggactgTACACTCATAAAGAGGTCATAAAGAGGGGAGAATCAGAAGTGATGCTTGCATGGGAGAGTGAATTCATTGTTTGGCCTCACCGTTTACCAGTTACTAAGAGGAATTGAGAGCAAtgtctgcacatgtgtgtacgtgtttgtgtgtgtgtccatatgcatgttttcatatgtgtgtgctcCTATGTGATGTTTGTACCCTCACTTCTTAGCTTGTcccatgtaggtgtgtgtgtgtccatctagtGTGATTGCACCTCTTACTGAGTTTTAAAAATCCATCTATGGTGTGCTTGCACCTCTTACTGAATTTTAAAATCCATCTATGGTGTGCTTGCACCTCTTACTGAATTTTTAAAATGCATCTATGGTGTGCTTGCACCTCTTACATGATTTTAAAATCCATCTGTGGTGAGTCCTTATGGTCAGTCCACCATTCAGCTATCATTTAATACACAGTGCATGATCTACCCATAAAAGCTAAAGATGTATAATACTGATCTTTCAATCAGTCACCTTATTTATCCAATCTATCTATCCACAGTATACATGTTGCATGATCTTTGGCAGACAGACAAAATAACGATCATCCTTCATTAAGTCTGCAATGGCCACGGCAGTGAAcaacaaagattctagaacagagctctgttctagaatctttggtgaaCAATCACGGTAAGCACTGATTGTCCCCCCAGTCATAAAGAATGGACTGACTGTCTTGGCAGTCGAACAAGTGTATGGTGGCAGCAGAACAAGTGTATGATGGCAGCAGGTGTGTGCACTGACCATGTGTTGctctccagagtgtgtgtgtccgtcagaGAGAAGGCTTTATGTTATTGCTGTGCCCTACCTTCACATATTCATTATGATCACTAATTGGTGACAAGTTTAAAAGATTGTACAATCTCTTAAAAAAGCATTGGTTGTGGTCTTCAGACCTGATAAACTCACATTGAGATCAGGTGAGAGGAATCAGAGTTCCCAACACTCAGAATCTGCCCTATGAGTAATCATCACTAGACACACCACCAAACCTCTAAATGCACACGAAACTACCCAAAGAGCAGGACCGGAATGTCCAGAAAAGACGTCAGTGGGAGAAATGCATGTATGTGCGGAGAGcacatagagtgtgtgtgtgtgtgtgtgtgtgtgtgtgtgtgtgtgtgtgcgttcactCACTCTTCCCCAGCTCATCCTAAAGATATGCCAGCCTCTGTGCCAGATCGAGTgtatggatgagtgtgtgtgtgtgtgtgtcctactgcGTTATACctgctgttgctaggttacggggacgctggcgagacacgccgctccgtctggcatcatgtttttgtttgtttttatgtaatgttcgtaattttatgtaatgttctgttatttttgtatttatttgtcaagttaaatgttttcacctTTTATTTACGTTACTTTCGAtagtttttgtgttattcttggTCCTTTTTTCTGGCTGATAACTAACGGTAACGTTAGTTTCTATTCGACTGGGCTGATGAGCTTGCCTTGACTAGAAGCTAGCCGTCCCTCTTCCATCTGACGCTGCACATCCTCTGTCTGGACTCGTCTGGACGGAAAGATTGCTCAGGGCAATGGGCATACTCTGCGAGAGATCTGCAGCAGCCACGACCACCGAGCTgcggctgacctgcgagctgccataacgttaacattaacgtATAGCCTCTGACGCTGGGTGCCTgcagtctggattgagtgctaACGTGGGGAGCTCTGATGGCGACGTCGGGAGAAGCAACAAACGTCTTGCTAAAGCCACCGAGCTGCTGATCAGCAGGAAGATCGCCCATCATGACTTCAGACTGTTGTTCTTTCCGGTGCTCTGCTCTCTAGACTGCCAGTAGTGCTAAATCTGAGTTGGTCAGTGAAAGATCTTTGTTGGTCTTGCATTGGCAGTTTCACgcgggtcatcattgcccttggactttttcagccggttggaaattggactaattttaacatgattattattattttatttatttattttcaattttctgtgttgtctgtcttgtatgtcttagtgtcacgggaacgctggcgactacgccgctccgtccggcatcttttgtgtttgttatttttttttaaatgtttttgtcatctggtgtcaacgctggcgactacgccgctccgtctggcattttttgtcttattgtcttttgttttttgtcaatgtattgtatgtagagcgctttgggttgcactttgtgcatgttaaatgcgctatactaaataaaactgacttgacttgacttgacttgctgaACTCTCCAGTTTGCATTTTATCCTGCACGCCTCAGACAAGGTGTggttgtatgcacacacacacacacacacacacgtgtgcatttCTATATGTATATATTCAACAGTGTTATGTCTGTGCCTACTCACTTCTCTAGTTCGTCCTGAGTATGGGCAAAAGTGCAGTTGGACCCTCGTGGGCAGCCCCCCTGCTGCCGTAGGTCTCTGCACATGCTAGTCTTGTACTTGCTGTTCGGCTGTGGctgaaaaaacacacagatcagtgacccaacacacacacactattgaaACAGACTCTTATCTGCACAGTATGCATCGACATCTGGCATACATCttgttttgcacacacacacaaacaactcaACATTACACTGAGAGCCGTCTTACAAAGCAGGATTACACAGTTGTTCAGACAACTACACTAAGGAAAAAAACTCCATGAC
Encoded proteins:
- the rc3h2 gene encoding roquin-2 isoform X4, encoding MPVQAAQWTEFLSCPICYNEFDGSSHKPISLGCSHTVCKTCLHKLHRKACPFDQTAISTDIDLLPVNRALLQLVGAQVPDGPNVSLSSAVDSEHYEVCRACVEELALYLKPISGGKGVATLSPSALSRPMQRKLVTLVNCQLVEEEGRVRAVRAGRSLGERTVTELILQHQNPQQLSANLWAAVRARGCQFLGPAMQEDALKLVLLALEDGSALSRKVLVLFVVQKLEARFPQASKTSIGHVVQLLYRASCFKVTKRDEDSSLMQLKEEFRTYEALRREHDAQIVHIAMEAGLRISPEQWSSLLYGDLVHKSHMQSIIDKLQSPESFAKSVQELTIVLQRTGDPANLNSLRPHLELLANIDHNADAAPPTWEELESVMLAVKVVVHGLVEFIQNFSKKSHETPQPQPNSKYKTSMCRDLRQQGGCPRGSNCTFAHTQDELENPLSSLPRYRMRNKKLSGASRPFLLPQGVMGKAPNCKGGIQTGEPSLGCLKGPEKDTQAPDGHSPTQLIPRGADALDDLKRTLPNGANTLSQSSSINLEQKTVSPPKTPVSQTQALLLSPNATAHEMGGGASPKSAHFLLRGHPELYYQDQRSPTCDVPPFQTASNYYTSSGLPSKPCVARFLRSGNVAESSYPPTSPYTDQPSLLATRERLGPSYGQPPPPQTPPAACGSLSPGHGHAHGHGHAHGVYAPVYDSRRAWRPQLYQREDGRSNSLPPEVLHSPACQPPPTRERYNSLDSPYCGSMDHRAALHRTHRPAVCSQDSYARAPLGYEDMIHRKQEQWAHHHNNVSRPSQSSPVFAVDFCAEQHADSVGGACVSCKLRAEESLAHYSPWSCGSISPFDSEPYASSMYNSCSQHMQDVESGTGKRWLHMFEPYRRLKEEDPIIPFGEGPIISKWGAISRASRTGYHTTDPVQATASQGSVNTTPVNFRDYSPHIGHGDYRWGPRGSDSSSHSSFLESDQLGVAELQARRPSLIGGEKLGMDLLHAETSPYCAESEPDRDIELELSALDLEDNEPHQNPMQDHRHVLLGRFKLICLKHTACSSRQEPLEVRVPPQSSHLPPPSTEPQPQKLSPDGMDHHLLKKMAFRKALSPGGLGSGRLGIGKLMMKTGPPSRSDSPHSSTTGPEVLLNGS
- the rc3h2 gene encoding roquin-2 isoform X3, which gives rise to MPVQAAQWTEFLSCPICYNEFDGSSHKPISLGCSHTVCKTCLHKLHRKACPFDQTAISTDIDLLPVNRALLQLVGAQVPDGPNVSLSSAVDSEHYEVCRACVEELALYLKPISGGKGVATLSPSALSRPMQRKLVTLVNCQLVEEEGRVRAVRAGRSLGERTVTELILQHQNPQQLSANLWAAVRARGCQFLGPAMQEDALKLVLLALEDGSALSRKVLVLFVVQKLEARFPQASKTSIGHVVQLLYRASCFKVTKRDEDSSLMQLKEEFRTYEALRREHDAQIVHIAMEAGLRISPEQWSSLLYGDLVHKSHMQSIIDKLQSPESFAKSVQELTIVLQRTGDPANLNSLRPHLELLANIDHNADAAPPTWEELESVMLAVKVVVHGLVEFIQNFSKKSHETPQPQPNSKYKTSMCRDLRQQGGCPRGSNCTFAHTQDELENPLSSLPRYRMRNKKLSGASRPFLLPQGVMGKAPNCKGGIQTGEPSLGCLKGPEKDTQAPDGHSPTQLIPRGADALDDLKRTLPNGANTLSQSSSINLEQKTVSPPKTPVSQTQALLLSPNATAHEMGGGASPKSAHFLLRGHPELYYQDQRSPTCDVPPFQTASNYYTSSGLPSKPCVARFLRSGNVAESSYPPTSPYTDQPSLLATRERLGPSYGQPPPPQTPPAACGSLSPGHGHAHGHGHAHGVYAPVYDSRRAWRPQLYQREDGRSNSLPPEVLHSPACQPPPTRERYNSLDSPYCGSMDHRAALHRTHRPAVCSQDSYARAPLGYEDMIHRKQEQWAHHHNNVSRPSQSSPVFAVDFCAEQQQHADSVGGACVSCKLRAEESLAHYSPWSCGSISPFDSEPYASSMYNSCSQHMDVESGTGKRWLHMFEPYRRLKEEDPIIPFGEGPIISKWGAISRASRTGYHTTDPVQATASQGSVNTTPVNFRDYSPHIGHGDYRWGPRGSDSSSHSSFLESDQLGVAELQARRPSLIGGEKLGMDLLHAETSPYCAESEPDRDIELELSALDLEDNEPHQNPMQDHRHVLLGRFKLICLKHTACSSRQEPLEVRVPPQSSHLPPPSTEPQPQKLSPDGMDHHLLKKMAFRKALSPGGLGSGRLGIGKLMMKTGPPSRSDSPHSSTTGPEVLLNGS